The sequence CCCCTTAGAAGGTTGAAGCTTAGACGTATCTGAATACCTTCCAGCAAAGGGGTTTGGATCTTCTTCTGGAACTAGATTTCCAAATGTATGGTTTACTTCCCTGTGCTTGGCTTCATCAGCACGAACGTATAGAAGGAGATCTCGCATACTGCGTCGGCCTTCCGGCATTTTCCAGTATTTGATTGCAATGTCCGGTGATTGAAGCGTTTGCCATTTCGGAAGTTTACCATGTTCGAGATCTTGAATCGCACGTGTGTACGTTAtaacagcctcttcttccagatAACCGACAAAACGATGACAAATTCGTGGAGAAATCAAGTAGGCCAAGAAAAACCCGTTGAAAAATACGCCTTGTGCCCCAATGACCATCAAACGCATGAACCATCCAGGTTTCGCGAGCTTGAGGAAGGTAAGAAGATGCATGCGCTCATTGTGGGCCTCTTCTAGCAGTGTCTCGATCCTAGATTGGGTAAAACAACGTCAGTAAATAGCTGTATGTATTGTTTGCCATCGGCAACAAACGAATAACAAATTCTGTTCACCTGGCCGCTAGAAAGGACTGTTCATCAAGGACACATACCAACCGTTATCTCGCTTCATTTTACGAAGGCTCCGTAAATGGCGAAGCATACCTCCCACCATCCCAGGGACCCCAGCAACACTCTCGAGGAAAATGAATTGTGTAAGCCATTTTTCTTCCGTCATGACAAATTTATGGGGATGCTTTCGGGCCTGCTCTTCAGTAGGGTGCTTGTAACCCGTAGCGAAATCCATACCCCAACGCAAGAGCCGAACACTGTTTAAGGCCACTTTGTCTGTCCAATCTTTTACATCCCGGTGGGAAATGGTTATCGCACATACTTGCTTATCCGAGTACCTAAGAATGTTAGACCTTTCTTATTCATCTCACGGTTTTAGCTGGCAGATATACACCGGGTGCTCCCATGCAGTCGCAGCTGGCATTAAACTGGTGAGACTTTTAGACTGGTCCGGTGAGCAAGAGACGCAGGACTTCTGCCGTGTGCTGTTTTGACCGCCGCTTGTGAGCACAGTACGGACGACATTCGCTCTATTGCCCATGAACAAGACAGGGCCTCCGCGGATTGCATGGCTTCTGAAGGTTCTTGCAAGGGGCGTGCAGCGCATAGTACTGAGGAACATTGCGTGTGGCTGGCTATTAATGTCAATCCGCTAAGGTGTGGATTCAAGGAACCTTTTTGAATCAAAGAGTCAACCCCCCTACagattatatagttatatagaGACCTATCTCATGGTATCAATTGAAATATCTGAGCGGAAATTTCCGGGTCGAACTTTTGAGTCATATCCAAAAATGTTTTATCTAGCATTTGATATTGGTTGCTTAACGGCACTCAAGTGGACATCCGAGGTGCAGCAGCCTGAAGCGCGCAACTATGAATGCATAACTCCGCGGCCCGAGTGCAATGATCCATCACACTATGGCCTCTAGGGTTCGCTCTATGCGAACTTAGGCCCATCCCTTCATCAATAATGCTATCCAGTCCTACATTGTACCTACGTAGTCGACCCCTCTGCCAACTCCGTTAGACAATTAGTGACCTATCCGGTGTCAGCTTCATGTCGTACAGATAGCAAAATTAGAAAGACCGGATGCCCATACGCCGTTAGCATGAATGATTCCCCTTATACCGAGCAATTTCTTGGGTCTGTTTTTGCCATTCTAAATCAAGGTGCTTACCTTAGATCATGCTTTTTACACTTCAACAATAACCTGATAGACTCCCTCATCTAGCTGCCCGCAAATCGTTCTTCCTTCTGCCTATCTTTATGTATCTTTCTATATTTTTCACACTATTGTATGTTCAATGTTTAGTAAAACTGCGCCACAGAAAAATCTATTTTCATAATTCAAGAATGCATATGCGATCTCAGCGCTTAGGTTCGAATGACCCATTTAGAGAGAATTGCCAATAGAGCGATAATAGATGCGGCTCCCTGCACCGAGGCCAAATGCGAGCCCTTTGGAGGCGCTCAATCGTCTCATAAATGGGACACATTCTTAACTTGTCATAGCTCTGAGCAGAGGATAGACAAGTGAATATTCTCCATAGTATTCAAGGCTATTTTGATCTTCATAAAGTATCATATGTACTTGTTGAAGCGATAACTCGTTCTAGATATGCATTTCCACAGCGTCACGATACATTAATGGTTTTGTTCCACTTATATGGACTTAGAGGGCCAACTGGAGGGTTCGCTTAAATCTCCTCGTATAACGTGAACCGTCACAACAGACCGGTATAAATAACTATTcgctaaaaaaaagggggaaaaaaaaagaaattgaaCAATAACACGACAAATGTGGCCATTGTTTTCTAGGTTCATTGTTACTTGCATTTCTGAGGCATGGATGAAGGTTTGCTACTGTTGACTGTTGATTGGCTGACGTTATCGCACAAGAGGTGTATTTTGATTTATCCTAGGAATttccaaagaaagaaataaaagtctGAAACGCAAAACCAGTACGTCGGACGCATTGAGTGTCAGCTAATGCAAATCAAGTACACTCATGGTATTTGATACAGCATACTATAGAATTGGCTGGTTACATTTGTCTAGAAAGGGTTGAAAAGGACGGTGTAATTCACCCCTAGAGGCTGGCCCAGCTGCAGACTGGCAGGGAATAAAATTCTTGCGGCGCATTTTATTTGTCACATTGCTTGTTGAACGCTGTTACTCGCATCTCAAAAAACGTCAGCTTTGTACATCGCCTCAGCATGCATCACGGCCCTGGCAGAATGGAACAGGGGCCCCCGTCTTTCTTGGAGAGTTTTATTGTTCTCCATAGCGAACCACCGGTGCTAGGGTCTTCAGATCCTTACCGTACACACTACCGTAGAAGTGTGTATAGTATTGTTCATTTTGAATCAAGTCTGAATTTGCCTTTCACGCATGTGCGATGAGATAGCAAAGCTCAATGACGTGAAGATCGCTTGTCTTCGGCTTGAACTTGAACTTCTCCTGAATTTTCGCAACGACTTCCGGCTGATATAAGCCCGCCCATTCTTTCAGTGGTGCGGCCTGGAAGGCAGTCAATGTGGCATTTCCATGAGGCAAACCGCCATCTTTAGCGCGCTCGTGCAGAATAATCATGATGTCTAGGGCCGCAACAACACCGGTCGACATGTCAGCAGTTGGGAGACTAAGGAAGAACGGACTGGCACTCGGGAAACCCATAACCTTTACCCATGACGTAGCTGTATCCAGAGGCAGCGTTTCAGAGTTACTGCCACCCTGGACGTTATGCCATGTATCCTTCTAAGCAATAGCAGTTTCCATTGAGGTAAATGATTCCCTTCCCGCCTCAAGACGGAAGCTGCGATTCTCATGGGACCTCAGCCGATACCCCTGGATAATGACATCGGCGTCTTTCACTAGCTCCTAAAGTCGATCGAAATTACTTGGATCATCCAAGTTTAGATCATATGAGGATTTACCTGCCATTAGTGCCAGTTGGGCAGGCTGAAGCAACTTTAGCAAGAGCGACTATCCGTGTCAACAGGATCTTCGCGTACAACAAAGTCCATCTTATGTCTAGCCTGAACACGGACGACTTCGACACCCAGAAATGCCAAGATCATTCCGCTGGCCGGGTTGGCGATGATGTGGGCTCACTCGAGGACCTTTTCGTCTGCTAGGTGTCTTTTATCTGAAAGATCTCTCGAAAATGGTATAGGTGGAGTGGGTGATGCATGGGCCATTTTTTTGTAATTGATCAGAGGATACCGGGCGAGAGTCTTGCCCATATCCGTATGCCGCCATTCTCGGGGGTGTATATTGAGCCATAGAGGCCATTCTCGAGCATCATCATATCTAGACCGTAAGGAGACAATTTCAAAGTTGTCTGTATGCCTCGTTGTAGGAAGCTTCCGTAAGGACTTAATTCCCAGGGCGTTCATGACAGGATCAGCCAGGGTTGATCCGTACAGCTGGTACCACCGCCTCGGATTACTAGTGGGATAAGTCGATGTGGTATGCTGGAAACGGAGTAAGAATCTGTACAAAATATCCCACAAAGTGATATCACCTATAATCTTTAAAGCATTGCCGAGCTGTCTATCTGTAAACTTGGGTAAATGGGGACTGCGAGTAGGCGAGGCCAGTGTTTATACGCCGCCTGGTACAGATGGCGCCATCAATCCTATAAAACAAGCAATGCGTACATTTGCCCAAGGGCAGGAGACCTGACTTACTTTTTCAATACTTCAATTCCGTCGATTCCACCAACTGACGCCAAAGTTGGTGTTGCGTAGTAAATTTATGCTTGGGTTATGTTGACAGTAATTGGCGACCGGGGAATTTATCTCAACTGCAGAAATTCTTGCCCAACAATGCCAACGATAGCAAGCAAAACGGTTGTCATTGCCTGTGACTTGATAGGACTAGGAATGATGGGTAGATGCTCGCCTTTAAATGTCACCCCATCGAGGCATTCCCATCGTTTGTGAATCCAGGTGTGTTCAAGGCAGGATGCTTGAGGAGTCGGTTACAATCTCCTTCATAGTAAGTAAGGATGTTTAGGATTTCAATGAAGTAGAAAATGAGTGTAAACTATGATGTGTTAAAATTGAATAGAAACTAGTTTAAAGACCCCAAT comes from Trichoderma asperellum chromosome 3, complete sequence and encodes:
- the AOX1_1 gene encoding Alternative oxidase, mitochondrial precursor (TransMembrane:1 (o33-56i)~EggNog:ENOG41), with translation MKRDNGWIETLLEEAHNERMHLLTFLKLAKPGWFMRLMVIGAQGVFFNGFFLAYLISPRICHRFVGYLEEEAVITYTRAIQDLEHGKLPKWQTLQSPDIAIKYWKMPEGRRSMRDLLLYVRADEAKHREVNHTFGNLVPEEDPNPFAGRYSDTSKLQPSKGLMNLKPIGWERKDVL
- a CDS encoding uncharacterized protein (EggNog:ENOG41); protein product: MSTGVVAALDIMIILHERAKDGGLPHGNATLTAFQAAPLKEWAGLYQPEVVAKIQEKFKFKPKTSDLHVIELCYLIAHA